The segment ACCTGAAAGAAAGGATATTATCAGGGTCAGGCTCAGCAGGAGGGGGAGATCCAGCGGGATACCGATGAATGGAGATGCAAGGAGAAAACCGAGTGAAAATGGGAACACCCAGAGCACGAAGTAATACAGGAGATCCTTAAGCACAAAAGTCGCAAAGATCGCCCGGTCAGACACCGGAAGAGTCCTGGCTGAATAGGCTATCAGACTTGCCTGTCCAAACCTCCGATTCATCGCCTCGTTGCCAAGAAGGCCAAAGGCCCCTACCATGAATCCGAGAAGCAGGTAATTTGAGTGTAGGATCAGTGATAAATTTCCTGGTGGGAGTGTTTTCCTGATGAATGGAAGCAGGAACGATCCCATGAATGCGATACCGCCTACCATGATTGGAAAGAGAGCAAAACTCAGGCTCCCGAACATGGTGGAATGAAGCCTCCATTCTTCCTTCAGCATCAACCAGAGGAGTTTACGCATCTTTGTTCCTTCCAACCAGACGTAAAAAGTAATCATCAAGACTGATCCCTTCTTCTGAAAGTTCCTGCGGTGAGCCGGTTTTGAGAAGGTTCCCTTTGTGGAGGATGGCAAATCCGGAGCAGATCTCCTCGGCTATTGAGAGGATATGAGTGGAGATAAATAATGTATTGCCAGTCTTGACATATTCTACAAAGAAATCTTTGACTACCCTCTGCATGACTGGATCAAAGTTGATGAGTGGTTCATCAATAAATGCGAGTTCTGGTTGATGAATAAATGCCTGGGCAAGCATGAGTTTCTGCCGTGTTCCACGTGAAAGATCCTTGCAGAGGACGTTCTTTTTGTCAGCAAAGTCCAGAAAGTCAAACCACCAGTCCGCCCTGCTCGTGATATCTGGCAGATTTCTGATTGATCCCACCAGGTCAAGGTACTCTAATGCGGTCAGGAAACTGGGTGGCGTCTCCTGTTCAGGGAGTATTCCTACCTGCTGCCTCACCCATATTGGTTCTGCTGCAACTTCCCGGCCAAGTACCAGAGCCGAGCCGCTGGTTTGTCTTATCTGTCCGGTCAGCATCTTGATCATGGTAGTCTTTCCTGATCCATTAGGCCCGAGCAATCCGAAAAGTGCTCCTTTTTCAACCGAGAGGGTGATGCTGTTCACTGCAGTCACGTCTCCGTAGGTTTTCTTCAGGTTGGTGGTTTGAATGATGGGTGTCATATCTGTGAATCCTGATGTTTGCCTCTAGGCTGGTAATATGTGATAGCGGTTCATGGTAATAGCCGTGTCTGGTGTGTATATATTAAACCATTATCTTGATGCTCTCTCAATAAAGAGAAGATCTGGAAGATAAGGCAGTGTAGGGTATGAAAAAGAAAAATGTATACTATATCGGATTTGGGATTGTTATTATTGCGATTGTGATTGCAGGGCTTATGGTTGCAACAACTCCCCGTATTACCCCGGTCCTGGAAAAAAAGCCGATTGTTACGATCTCGGTTTTCGAGTCACCACAGATGCAAAAGACTGAAGCAGGAACGGTCATCTCGTATGCCATCAATACCTCCCGGTTTGCTGATGATGATCTTGATCTGATAAAAATTGAAGTCCTGGATACAAATACTGAGAAAACACTTCTGAAACTGGAGGGAACCAGCCTTGATGAGAAGTACTCTTCTGCAGATCAAGCCGGGAAGTCAGGATACCCTGTAGTAAAGTTAAACGTTACAGTCTCTTCTGATAAGATCCCATCTGATATTACAAACCGGCTTACCTTTGTATCAAAGAATAAAGCGGCTTTGCCATTTTCCGTTACAGGCGGGGATATTCACCTCCTCTCTGCTGAAGTATAACCGTCATGGCGGGATACCTTTTTTTGCCTGTATGGTGGTCATGGAGTCACCTTGATTTGATTTGATTTGTTTTCGTTTTTATTGAGGATAGAATAATATGAAAATTCAATATCCTGAAGTCGGTATTTGTGGACTATCCTGCCGGCTCTGTCCCCAGTATTATACTGAGGGTCATAGTCGATGTGGGGGATGTAAAACCGAAACCCGGATGTGTGTTGGTTGTCCTTTCATCACTTGTGCCATAAAGAAGAAAGGAATCGAGTTCTGTTGGGATTGCGATGAGCATGAATCCTGTGAAAAATGGAAAAATCACCGGGAAGCAGGGAAAAAAGCTGATTCGTTTAAGTGTTACCAGAACCTTGAGCATGATATTGCCTTCATCAGGAAGAATGGGATCGATACTTTTGAGAAAATACAAAAATCAAGGGGAGATCTTCTTACCAGAATGCTGGATGAGTTCAATGATGGGCGTTCAAAGAGTTTCTATTGCATTGCAGCAACCATTCTTGAGATACATGAATTGGAAGATATCATGGAACGGGCGAAAAAGGAATCCGGTGGTATGGATAAGAAAAGCAAAGCCCGGGTACTTCGTGATATTATCAATAAAACCAGTGAGCAGCGTGGATATTATCTGAAGTTGAGAAAGTAAAGAACCATTGTGATAGTTATTCTAATGGTAAAGCTGGTTTCAGATAGGATTAGTGGAGTCCATCAGGATTACTGCAGGTTCATCTGAAATAATGTCACAACATCGTGGAGATTAATGTACCCATTCTGGTCAAAATCAAAAACCCACCATGGTTGGTCTGAATTTACTTTATTTATCTGGTTGAAAAAAGTCACAATATCATTGAAATCAGATCTTCCATTCCCATTAATATCTTCATACAAACTGTCACTGTTTATATCGCGGGGGAGAGGATATGTCTGACCTGATGTTGAATTAAAAGGAAGAAGGGTTTTTACCTGGACCGGAAAGGCTGTGTATCCGCTTCCATACATGGTGCCATCATCAGCAGTTGCCGAGTTCAGGATACAATGCAGGAACCCGGTACCATTTTCACCACCGATGAATGAGAGGTTCGCGAGGGACACATCCGTTGATACTGTGTTTACCATATTATTCCCATCGCTTCCGGTAACCTGGATCTGATGGTCATCAAGAACTGTTATTCTGGGATCTGTTACCCACGATGGCAATGACAGGATAAAGAACGAGAATGGAGCAGACGAATCTGAATAAAGGGTCATGTTGAATGTTGAGAGACCTCCGGATAGAGATCTAACTAGTACAGTTCCCTTTCCTGTTCCTGCTTTGAGGAGATAGACATTCAGGGGTTTTGTATACAATGGGAAAGACTGTCCGTTGTCAGTCACTGCAAATATTCCTAGATTGGAGTCTCCACCGCAAACACCCGGGTTCTGTACTCTCACATAATGCTGACCTGGTGTAGCAATATCAGATGCTGTGATAATGGCTGTCATTTGGTGTGAGGAGAGATATGATCCTGTTCTGTTCTGAATATCCCAGAGCACATTGCTCTCTGGAAGAAAGTTATTGCCATCAACAGTGAGAGTAAAGGAATTCCCTCCAGCGAGCACTGAGTCCGGGTACATAGAAAGAAGAACCGGGGAAGGCCAGGATGCTGATGAAGAAACAGTTGTGTTGCTTATCGAAGGATCACATTGATCTGCAGAAAGAGAATAATTGCCATATCCGCCCACATTAGTTTCTGCCATTGCAAATCCCTGTATAGTACAAGATATTAAAATGAGAAAAATCGCCAGCAGACAGCGGCAGGAACATCTGATCATCAGTAAATTCACCTTTTATCTGTGTGTGGATATATATCTATGGCCTGGATTGTGAACCTGGGATCGGAAAATTCGGTAATGTATTATTAATCCCATCAATCCATTCATGCAAACAGGTAATTATCTGTATCAATTTTTTCTGGTACTGTCTTCCCGGTCCATCTGATTATTGCATTTCTCGCCCTGATAAGTTCCGCAATACTCCATGCCTGGCAGATTGTTCCGGCCGGCTCGTGTGGAGCATCTCCATTAAACATTTCAGGAATCATTCCCGCTCCGTCGGTCAGGAAATATTCCCATAACGGGGTAATCATTGACTGAACTTTTTCATGGTCTGTTCCGTATTGAATAAGTGCGTCAATGTATAGACCGGTCTGCCATGGCCAGACCATCCCGTTATGATACGAGATATCACCTGCATACCTGCCATGGTATCCTGCTGAAGAAGGAGATACAGATCTAAGTCCATAAGGTGTAAGAAGTTCTTTTCCTATTACTCCCAAGGCACGATGTCCGTCATCAAACGGGATTAACCCAAATGCAAGTGCAATAATCTGGTTTGATCTGATTGTAGGGTCATCAGGCATAAGCCTGTCATACAAACAACCGGTATCAGGGTTCCAGAAATGTTGAAACTCTTTGTGGGCATCCTGTGAACTCACGGGGGTTGAGAATTTCAGGTACTCCATGAGTTCAAGGGCAAGAATCCAGAGGGCATTGATCTCGACCGGCATTCCGTCTCGTGGAGTGGCGGGAGTATCCATCCAGGTGGATCCTCCAGTGACTTTTATCAGGTTCCCTTCCAGCAAAGCCACCCCGCTTTGGGTGTACTCGCTGAGGAGTTCTTCGAGTTCATGCCTGATGGTTGCAACAAAGGGGGAGCCGGGAAGTTTTTGTATATAGTGAAAAAGAGCCCAGAAGAACCAGAGTGTTGCATCTGAAGAAGTATATGAATCAGGATAACGATTCAATATCAGACCGCTTTTTTGATGTGCAAGATGCCATCTGAATATATCTTCTGCTTCCCTATACCGGCCGGTCTCAAGCAATAGTCCTGGGAGACTGATAAAAGTGTCACGACCCCAGGTCTCGGTAAACCAGTGGTAACCGGCAAGGATCTCAGTTCCCTTTATACACAACCGGGATGCATGGTCAATGATATCCTGAAATATATGTGGCTCTGATTCATGGTTCAGTTCTGGTCCGGCACCAGGAGGAGCAAACCGAATCTCAACCGTTCCGTTTGTGACAATCCCGGAAAAGTATCCTGGTGAGACAAGGTTTTCAACTGAATCATAACCCCGCTCTTCTTCACGAGGATACCTGGCATTCAGATACTTCTGTTTCTCTTCCGTGAACCTGAGATCAGACCTTACTGTACATCCGTTTAATATTCGCGTTCCCTCAATAATTTCGGCATTAAGGTCCGGGTTTCCTGAAAGATCTTCCACAGCCCGGCTGGTCATAAGAGGCCTGATCATTAGTGATGCGGTCCCGGTTATTTCATACCTGATCGTAAGGACTCTATCCAGGATGAAGGATCTGCGAATCCTGACTCCCGGAATTGCAAACTCCTGGATTACAGGGTATAATGATGCACCAAGTGTCCAGGGGAGTCCTCCTTCAACAAAGGTATCGCCCCAGTATCCTGGTGAGAGCCTGATCCCATTTGCTTCGTCATGAAGTGAACTGACCAGTATCATTCCTTTTTGTACTAGGAGCCCATGATATCGCCTTGTATTTCCAGCAAATGATGAAGAACAATATACCTCGCCATCTGTCATCAGGAACTCACGAATCCCTGAAATTTCAGGAATTCTCAGTTCACGCCCATACCTGATATTGGTTGGAACATTCTTCAGATTTTGATCAGGATTCAGTAATATCACCCGGTAACTGCAAGCATGATGCTGGTATAGTATTGGATCTTTAAGTACATTGTTTATATGTTAAAGGTGGTTATGGGAAATCAGGCTTGGATCAGGCCATCTCTGCAATCATGTCTCATTATAGACGTTCATGATCTGCTCAGCGATCGAGTCCCAGAAGAATCGCCTGTCTACCTGGTTATATCCTCCCCTTCCGAGTCTTGTTCGCTCATTCTGGTTCTCCAGGTAGTGATTCACTCCCCATGCAATTCCATCTGCAGTTGGATCTACAACAAGCCCGGTGACTTCATGTTCAACGTTTTCTGCCAGTCCGCCGACCCTGGTTACCACAACCGGTCTGTTTGCGCTCCAGGCTTCCAGGAGAACAATCCCAAATGGTTCATTCCTGCTTGGAATTACAACAATATCGCTTGCATGCAAAAGCCTGACGTACTCTGAATCGGTGATAAACCCGGGAAACTGCACAGGCATTCCCTGTGTCCTGTTTATCAGCCAGTCTTTCATTCCGCCGCTTCCGGCGAGAATGAATTGTGCATTCCAGAAGCGGTTTAAGATCATGGGAATCGCATCAACAAGAATATCTGGTCCCTTCTGGTATACCATTCTGCCAACAAAGAGGACAAGAGGAGCAAGATAATGGATTCCATATGTCTTTTTTATGGCTCCCTGATCGATACTTACGTCAAACTGCTCTTTTACTACTCCGTTTGGAATTACCCTTATATTTCCAGGATCTACTTTGTAGAGATCGATCACTTCCTGTTTGAGCTGACCCGAAACCGCAACACAACGTTTTGCTATCTGCCCGGCGTACCACTCTTTTCCACAGATCTCATGGTACTCCCACCAGTCTCCATGTACTCCCCCGTTTCTTCCAAACTCGGTTGAATGGTATGTGAAAATAGTCCTGCGATGGCTGAGAAGATGCATTGCTTCGACAACGTGCCAGTCATGAAAATGCAGGATATCAAATGGTTTTTCATCGTACTGATTGAACCGGTTTACAAGTCCATGCGAGAGATCAGAGCAGTACTCCACAACATTGGATCCATATGGTCTCCACACATGGTAGAAGACACCACTCATCTCAAAGTCCTGATCCCCCCTGGTGAAGAAATGCACCTCATGTTTTTTTGCCAGTGATTGTGCCAGATAAGTTGCAGCATTGGATAAACCTCCGACCCGATCAGAGTACAAACTCTCCCAGCAGAATATTGCAATTTTTAACCGTGTTTCACTCACTACTCTACACTTCCTGAGTTATTTTTTGTTCAGCGTAATTTTTCTGAAATGGTGTTCCTCTCCTCGTATGGAGGATTGAGTGCCGTCAATTGTAATCTATGGTATTATTTTTTGACTTATGATAAAATCCTGATACCTATACAGAGGATTGATGATGATCCGTTATATATCTCACCGCTTATGCTATGATGCAACAGAGGGATATCCCAAAAAAAATGAAGAAAAAA is part of the Methanospirillum lacunae genome and harbors:
- a CDS encoding IPT/TIG domain-containing protein; the protein is MAETNVGGYGNYSLSADQCDPSISNTTVSSSASWPSPVLLSMYPDSVLAGGNSFTLTVDGNNFLPESNVLWDIQNRTGSYLSSHQMTAIITASDIATPGQHYVRVQNPGVCGGDSNLGIFAVTDNGQSFPLYTKPLNVYLLKAGTGKGTVLVRSLSGGLSTFNMTLYSDSSAPFSFFILSLPSWVTDPRITVLDDHQIQVTGSDGNNMVNTVSTDVSLANLSFIGGENGTGFLHCILNSATADDGTMYGSGYTAFPVQVKTLLPFNSTSGQTYPLPRDINSDSLYEDINGNGRSDFNDIVTFFNQINKVNSDQPWWVFDFDQNGYINLHDVVTLFQMNLQ
- a CDS encoding glycosyltransferase family 4 protein, with the translated sequence MSETRLKIAIFCWESLYSDRVGGLSNAATYLAQSLAKKHEVHFFTRGDQDFEMSGVFYHVWRPYGSNVVEYCSDLSHGLVNRFNQYDEKPFDILHFHDWHVVEAMHLLSHRRTIFTYHSTEFGRNGGVHGDWWEYHEICGKEWYAGQIAKRCVAVSGQLKQEVIDLYKVDPGNIRVIPNGVVKEQFDVSIDQGAIKKTYGIHYLAPLVLFVGRMVYQKGPDILVDAIPMILNRFWNAQFILAGSGGMKDWLINRTQGMPVQFPGFITDSEYVRLLHASDIVVIPSRNEPFGIVLLEAWSANRPVVVTRVGGLAENVEHEVTGLVVDPTADGIAWGVNHYLENQNERTRLGRGGYNQVDRRFFWDSIAEQIMNVYNET
- a CDS encoding DUF3795 domain-containing protein, which produces MKIQYPEVGICGLSCRLCPQYYTEGHSRCGGCKTETRMCVGCPFITCAIKKKGIEFCWDCDEHESCEKWKNHREAGKKADSFKCYQNLEHDIAFIRKNGIDTFEKIQKSRGDLLTRMLDEFNDGRSKSFYCIAATILEIHELEDIMERAKKESGGMDKKSKARVLRDIINKTSEQRGYYLKLRK
- a CDS encoding amylo-alpha-1,6-glucosidase, which encodes MILLNPDQNLKNVPTNIRYGRELRIPEISGIREFLMTDGEVYCSSSFAGNTRRYHGLLVQKGMILVSSLHDEANGIRLSPGYWGDTFVEGGLPWTLGASLYPVIQEFAIPGVRIRRSFILDRVLTIRYEITGTASLMIRPLMTSRAVEDLSGNPDLNAEIIEGTRILNGCTVRSDLRFTEEKQKYLNARYPREEERGYDSVENLVSPGYFSGIVTNGTVEIRFAPPGAGPELNHESEPHIFQDIIDHASRLCIKGTEILAGYHWFTETWGRDTFISLPGLLLETGRYREAEDIFRWHLAHQKSGLILNRYPDSYTSSDATLWFFWALFHYIQKLPGSPFVATIRHELEELLSEYTQSGVALLEGNLIKVTGGSTWMDTPATPRDGMPVEINALWILALELMEYLKFSTPVSSQDAHKEFQHFWNPDTGCLYDRLMPDDPTIRSNQIIALAFGLIPFDDGHRALGVIGKELLTPYGLRSVSPSSAGYHGRYAGDISYHNGMVWPWQTGLYIDALIQYGTDHEKVQSMITPLWEYFLTDGAGMIPEMFNGDAPHEPAGTICQAWSIAELIRARNAIIRWTGKTVPEKIDTDNYLFA
- a CDS encoding ABC transporter ATP-binding protein, producing MTPIIQTTNLKKTYGDVTAVNSITLSVEKGALFGLLGPNGSGKTTMIKMLTGQIRQTSGSALVLGREVAAEPIWVRQQVGILPEQETPPSFLTALEYLDLVGSIRNLPDITSRADWWFDFLDFADKKNVLCKDLSRGTRQKLMLAQAFIHQPELAFIDEPLINFDPVMQRVVKDFFVEYVKTGNTLFISTHILSIAEEICSGFAILHKGNLLKTGSPQELSEEGISLDDYFLRLVGRNKDA